The following coding sequences are from one Syngnathus acus chromosome 12, fSynAcu1.2, whole genome shotgun sequence window:
- the LOC119131392 gene encoding chondroitin sulfate synthase 1-like isoform X1, whose product MSIHVSSSLDNDSIHTATLHPPQVYILKIAMHLKSRKQWTTVLFGVILGFTACSWLILPQVLERKRNESPQCSWKSESAVGKISGNLADSAAVDDRGSHVFKKEENRPYSRTNSSADNGRPLSRPKQFLFVGVMTAKKYLASRAVAAFNTWAHSIPGKVEFFSSAGSNNVDVPVPIPVVSLPGVDDSYPPQKKSFMMLKYIYDHYLDKYQWFMRADDDVYIRGEKLELFLRSLNSSKPLYLGQTGLGMAEELGKLALEPGENFCMGGPGMIFSREVLRRMIPHIGTCLRELYTTHEDVEVGRCVRRFGGTQCVWSYEMQQLFYENYEHKKGFIDELHSSKIHNAITLHPNKWPAYQYRLHNYMLTREISRLRYHTILLHREGLTMTHLSDTEMLWEDQQLGGPPSYMRYQPSDRSDVIEWEFLTGRHIYSAVENKMPRQNLGNALRTALDDIVLQVMEMINENSKIRGRVIDFKEIQYGYYRVDPMHGAEYILDLLLLYKKHKGRKITVPVRRHAYLQQSFSRPFFHETEVLNVADLVTAINSESQSLSFLPNSLKFLSRFQFYESTREIWEKSQRKVNILVPLSGRYDTFVRFMENFEKVCLIPKQNVKLSVILVDNESNDNKGKHVHLIKNYHKKYPKADLSVIPMTGNFSRGFALELGSSLSDNDTLLFFCDVDLIFNADALQRCRDNTVQGSQVYFPIIFSQYDPEIVYAEKAPRENSFVLTKKSGFWRAYGFGIACIVKSDLLKAGGFDTSILGWGLEDVDLFTKVINSGLKVLRSQEPGIIHIYHPVHCNSSLDQKQLKMCLGSKASTYASTMQLAELWMEKHMTVYNKTLS is encoded by the exons ATGTCCATACACGTCAGCAGCTCTCTAGACAACGACAGCATTCATACAGCAACACTCCATCCACCACAAGTTTACATTCTTAAAATAGCCATGCATTTGAAATCAAGGAAACAGTGGACAACCGTCCTATTTGGTGTCATTCTCGGATTCACCGCGTGTTCTTGGTTGATTTTACCCCAAGTTCTAGAGCGTAAACGTAATGAATCTCCCCAGTGTTCGTGGAAAAGTGAGTCTGCAGTCGGAAAAATATCAGGAAACCTTGCGGACTCTGCGGCCGTCGACGACCGGGGCAGTCACGTTTTCAAAAAGGAAGAGAACAGACCATACAGTCGGACGAACAGTAGTGCAGACAACGGGAGGCCCTTGAGCCGACCTAAGCAGTTCCTCTTTGTGGGCGTGATGACAGCGAAAAAGTATCTGGCTTCTCGTGCCGTGGCAGCGTTCAATACCTGGGCGCATTCAATTCCTGGAAAAGTGGAGTTCTTCTCTAGTGCTGGCTCCAACAATGTGGACGTCCCTGTTCCTATACCGGTGGTTTCACTTCCAGGCGTGGATGATTCTTATCCTCCACAGAAGAAATCATTTATGATGCTGAAATATATCTACGATCATTATCTGGATAAATATCAGTGGTTCATGCGAGCAGACGATGATGTATATATAAGAG GTGAGAAGCTGGAGTTGTTCCTGCGTTCTTTGAATAGCAGTAAGCCTCTTTATCTTGGCCAGACTGGCCTTGGGATGGCAGAGGAATTGGGCAAACTAGCGCTTGAGCCTGGGGAAAACTTCTGCATGGGCGGACCTGGGATGATCTTCAGCAGGGAGGTTCTACGCAGGATGATACCGCACATTGGTACTTGTCTCAGGGAGCTGTACACAACCCATGAAGATGTGGAAGTGGGCCGGTGTGTGCGACGCTTTGGAGGGACACAGTGTGTGTGGTCCTATGAG ATGCAGCAATTGTTCTATGAGAATTATGAGCACAAGAAAGGTTTCATCGATGAGCTCCACAGTAGCAAGATCCACAATGCCATCACACTCCATCCCAACAAATGGCCTGCTTACCAGTACAGGCTCCATAACTACATGTTGACCCGCGAGATCTCAAGACTTCGCTACCACACCATTCTGCTTCATCGGGAAGGCCTGACTATGACTCACCTCAGTGACACAGAAATGTTGTGGGAGGACCAACAGCTGGGAGGACCACCGTCTTACATGCGCTATCAGCCCAGTGACCGAAGTGATGTTATTGAGTGGGAGTTCCTCACAGGCCGCCATATTTATTCGGCTGTTGAAAACAAGATGCCCCGCCAAAACCTTGGAAACGCTCTTCGAACTGCACTGGATGATATTGTACTCCAGGTCATGGAAATGATTaatgaaaattcaaaaattcGTGGCCGTGTCATAGATTTCAAAGAAATTCAATATGGCTACTACAGAGTGGATCCAATGCATGGGGCTGAATACATCTTAGACTTACTGCTTCTGTACAAAAAACATAAGGGACGTAAAATAACTGTTCCTGTGAGGCGTCACGCATACCTTCAGCAATCCTTTAGTCGACCGTTCTTTCATGAAACTGAGGTGTTAAATGTGGCGGACCTTGTGACTGCTATCAACTCTGAATCCCAGTCCTTGTCTTTTCTACCCAACTCTCTGAAGTTCTTGTCTCGTTTCCAGTTCTATGAGTCAACCAGGGAGATATGGGAGAAAAGCCAAAGGAAAGTTAACATTCTCGTCCCCTTGTCAGGTCGTTATGACACTTTTGTCCGTTTTATGGAGAACTTTGAAAAAGTGTGTTTGATACCAAAGCAAAATGTTAAACTCTCGGTGATCCTGGTGGACAACGAGAGCAATGATAACAAAGGAAAACATGTTCACTTAATCAAAAATTACCACAAGAAATATCCCAAAGCGGATCTGTCAGTCATTCCCATGACTGGGAATTTTTCCCGAGGGTTTGCGCTAGAGCTTGGCTCCTCACTGTCAGATAATGACACCCTACTCTTCTTTTGCGATGTTGATCTTATCTTTAATGCAGATGCCTTGCAGCGCTGCAGAGATAACACTGTTCAAGGGAGCCAGGTCTATTTTCCCATCATATTTAGCCAGTATGACCCTGAGATAGTGTATGCTGAAAAGGCCCCGAGAGAAAACAGTTTTGTTCTAACCAAGAAAAGTGGCTTTTGGCGTGCGTACGGCTTTGGAATAGCCTGTATTGTGAAGAGTGATTTGTTAAAAGCTGGTGGATTTGACACTTCCATTCTTGGTTGGGGTTTAGAAGATGTAGACCTTTTCACGAAGGTTATTAACTCTGGTTTAAAAGTGTTGCGAAGTCAGGAGCCGGGAATAATACATATTTATCATCCTGTCCATTGCAACTCAAGTCTTGATCAAAAGCAACTCAAAATGTGCCTTGGGTCAAAAGCAAGCACTTATGCTTCAACAATGCAGTTAGCAGAGCTGTGGATGGAGAAACACATGACAGTGTATAATAAAACTTTATCCTGA
- the LOC119131392 gene encoding chondroitin sulfate synthase 3-like isoform X2 — protein MAEELGKLALEPGENFCMGGPGMIFSREVLRRMIPHIGTCLRELYTTHEDVEVGRCVRRFGGTQCVWSYEMQQLFYENYEHKKGFIDELHSSKIHNAITLHPNKWPAYQYRLHNYMLTREISRLRYHTILLHREGLTMTHLSDTEMLWEDQQLGGPPSYMRYQPSDRSDVIEWEFLTGRHIYSAVENKMPRQNLGNALRTALDDIVLQVMEMINENSKIRGRVIDFKEIQYGYYRVDPMHGAEYILDLLLLYKKHKGRKITVPVRRHAYLQQSFSRPFFHETEVLNVADLVTAINSESQSLSFLPNSLKFLSRFQFYESTREIWEKSQRKVNILVPLSGRYDTFVRFMENFEKVCLIPKQNVKLSVILVDNESNDNKGKHVHLIKNYHKKYPKADLSVIPMTGNFSRGFALELGSSLSDNDTLLFFCDVDLIFNADALQRCRDNTVQGSQVYFPIIFSQYDPEIVYAEKAPRENSFVLTKKSGFWRAYGFGIACIVKSDLLKAGGFDTSILGWGLEDVDLFTKVINSGLKVLRSQEPGIIHIYHPVHCNSSLDQKQLKMCLGSKASTYASTMQLAELWMEKHMTVYNKTLS, from the exons ATGGCAGAGGAATTGGGCAAACTAGCGCTTGAGCCTGGGGAAAACTTCTGCATGGGCGGACCTGGGATGATCTTCAGCAGGGAGGTTCTACGCAGGATGATACCGCACATTGGTACTTGTCTCAGGGAGCTGTACACAACCCATGAAGATGTGGAAGTGGGCCGGTGTGTGCGACGCTTTGGAGGGACACAGTGTGTGTGGTCCTATGAG ATGCAGCAATTGTTCTATGAGAATTATGAGCACAAGAAAGGTTTCATCGATGAGCTCCACAGTAGCAAGATCCACAATGCCATCACACTCCATCCCAACAAATGGCCTGCTTACCAGTACAGGCTCCATAACTACATGTTGACCCGCGAGATCTCAAGACTTCGCTACCACACCATTCTGCTTCATCGGGAAGGCCTGACTATGACTCACCTCAGTGACACAGAAATGTTGTGGGAGGACCAACAGCTGGGAGGACCACCGTCTTACATGCGCTATCAGCCCAGTGACCGAAGTGATGTTATTGAGTGGGAGTTCCTCACAGGCCGCCATATTTATTCGGCTGTTGAAAACAAGATGCCCCGCCAAAACCTTGGAAACGCTCTTCGAACTGCACTGGATGATATTGTACTCCAGGTCATGGAAATGATTaatgaaaattcaaaaattcGTGGCCGTGTCATAGATTTCAAAGAAATTCAATATGGCTACTACAGAGTGGATCCAATGCATGGGGCTGAATACATCTTAGACTTACTGCTTCTGTACAAAAAACATAAGGGACGTAAAATAACTGTTCCTGTGAGGCGTCACGCATACCTTCAGCAATCCTTTAGTCGACCGTTCTTTCATGAAACTGAGGTGTTAAATGTGGCGGACCTTGTGACTGCTATCAACTCTGAATCCCAGTCCTTGTCTTTTCTACCCAACTCTCTGAAGTTCTTGTCTCGTTTCCAGTTCTATGAGTCAACCAGGGAGATATGGGAGAAAAGCCAAAGGAAAGTTAACATTCTCGTCCCCTTGTCAGGTCGTTATGACACTTTTGTCCGTTTTATGGAGAACTTTGAAAAAGTGTGTTTGATACCAAAGCAAAATGTTAAACTCTCGGTGATCCTGGTGGACAACGAGAGCAATGATAACAAAGGAAAACATGTTCACTTAATCAAAAATTACCACAAGAAATATCCCAAAGCGGATCTGTCAGTCATTCCCATGACTGGGAATTTTTCCCGAGGGTTTGCGCTAGAGCTTGGCTCCTCACTGTCAGATAATGACACCCTACTCTTCTTTTGCGATGTTGATCTTATCTTTAATGCAGATGCCTTGCAGCGCTGCAGAGATAACACTGTTCAAGGGAGCCAGGTCTATTTTCCCATCATATTTAGCCAGTATGACCCTGAGATAGTGTATGCTGAAAAGGCCCCGAGAGAAAACAGTTTTGTTCTAACCAAGAAAAGTGGCTTTTGGCGTGCGTACGGCTTTGGAATAGCCTGTATTGTGAAGAGTGATTTGTTAAAAGCTGGTGGATTTGACACTTCCATTCTTGGTTGGGGTTTAGAAGATGTAGACCTTTTCACGAAGGTTATTAACTCTGGTTTAAAAGTGTTGCGAAGTCAGGAGCCGGGAATAATACATATTTATCATCCTGTCCATTGCAACTCAAGTCTTGATCAAAAGCAACTCAAAATGTGCCTTGGGTCAAAAGCAAGCACTTATGCTTCAACAATGCAGTTAGCAGAGCTGTGGATGGAGAAACACATGACAGTGTATAATAAAACTTTATCCTGA